The window ATGATTTATCAACACAAACTTGGTCCGTATTAATTTCCTTTTATGATTATGGTCCCCATGATTTCTAAAATCATGGATTGATGATCCTTTTTCATGTAAAAAGATTTCTTTACCTTTCTAATATTCTTTTACCTTTAGTTAtctttaaatataatttataaaaaaagaaaaagaaataaaaaaacacCCAACTCACCCCACCCCTACTTGGTACCCCCACCCCGCTCTCTTCTTTATGTTTTCTCTCATCTTTTTCGTCCTCCCTCATCACGATCAGGTAATCACGATACTCACACCATCTCCAATCCGGACTATTTATTCCATCGTCGACTTCAACTACCTGCATTATCATATTGACAAGGGTTCTTCATCATCTCTTGTTCACTTGATTTCCATCTTCACaaccaccatacaccacttacactTCAACCACCAACCCTAAACAGCCCACCATCTTCGCATTTTTAAAAATCAGAGGAAGAAGCATCGATCGATTATGAATATTAGAGATTTTTTTTTGATGAAAATGGGGTGAGGGTGAGGGTAAAGTGGCACCGATTTGTCATTGAGACCACCGATTACGTGTTCTAATTTGGGTTTAAAAACCCCTCGGAGAAGGTGGTGGTCATCGAAGCCCTTATAGGGATAAGAGCCAAAAATTTATGTTTTCATATTTGGAGAAATTTTACCCATCGATTGATTGAGGGGGTGGAAAACGATGGTGTCGGTGGACTGCGGCGAGATGAATGCCCCGCTCAAGACTTTCGATGATGGAGGAGGTTgtcaatgagagagagagagagaggtggttGGGTTTTTATATATTTCCTATTTTTAaagtaaatatatataaataaaatagaaaaatgtttaatttaaaagGGTATAATAATAACTGGAATGAAATTTGTAACAACAGAAAACTATAGGGTTGGATAGGGATGAGCCGTGCAAGTTTAGAAAGCACCTGACCATGTTTGTCTAAAAAATTAGTATAAATGACGTTTGATTAAACATAGGGATCATATATGTAATTTTGTGTTTTTCTTTTGAATCTTTTTGACCAATATAAATATTGTAGAAACAGAAACACCAACGTCGCTGTTGCTAGTCTTAATTCTTCTCCGGCCCGCCATTAATTCCGACAATCATCCCCTTTATctaattttattttttctaacGCATTCCTCCGACACCTAAACAACAATTAATACATTTTTCTTTTGGAAATGATGTAAAACAGAGTTATAAATTGATATCGAAACCTTTGACCAAAtttttttgtaagtaatatgacCGAAGGCTGCTGATTCGACCAACGAGCATGACAAAAACTATTGGTATCTTTGTTTTTCCATCTTTTAAGTAATGACGTAATTCCTCCAAACATTACTACATATATAATAAAGAAAAGCACCAGCATGTTTAGCCATGGACGAATGTTGATAAACAATATACCATGCACCCACCAAATATATATTTTAGTTACTTTTGAGAAGCATTAGTGACggaatttttttgttaattttgcaGAGAATCTATACATTTACTTTCCCAACATGTATAAATTCTGTCAAtcccaaaattaacaaaaaaagttCCGTCAATAATAACTCCAaaaattaaccaaaaatatatttCGGGGGTGGTATATTATATTGTTTAGTCCATCGCTAAACATGCCCGTGCTTTTCTTTATTATAGTAATGTTTGTAGGAATTACACCATTACTTAAAAGTGGGACAAACAAAAGATACAAATACATAGTAGATCATTCAAATTACATATATATAGGAATATAGGATAGCAACAATTTATTCCCTTTTCACTTGTTTGCATGCTTTCTTGATCAGTACTGACTTCTGAACCAGTAGATACCTTTGTTCTTCTCATCACCCTCATCCGGCTCAATAAACAGACAGTTCTTGGATTCTCTCCATAACGCCAAGAAAAATGGAGTGCTATCTTTTTGATAAAACTCTCCCACAATTGGTCTAATCGCTTTGGTGGCTTCCATGGCATGATAATGAGGAATGTAAGAAAACAAATGGTGTACGACATGTGTGTCTGTAACGTTATGGAACACCTTGTTCAGAACCCCGTAATCCCTATCCATTGTTGAGAGAGCACCATTCATCCAGTTCCATTCAGAGTCGTCGTAGCGGGGCAAAGAAGGGTGAGTGTGTTGAAGGTATGTGATGGTAACAAGAAACGCGTTCATGACCATCAACGCACCTCCGTAGACACAAAAAACGTTAGCGAACCCTGCAAATGTCGCCACTTTATACAGCAAGAAAGAAAAGCTGACAAGTCCGATGTCAGTGATGAGGATCAGGACTCGCTCGTTATCAGAGAAAATAGGGCTTCTTGGATCATAGTGGCTTGCGAATTTATCATAAGGTCTTCCGGCAGCATTGATGGACAAGTAGATATACCATCCGAGACTGAGTTTGACAGCAAGGGTAAACGTTCGACCTATTGGATTGTCGAGATAAAACGCCGAAGAACTGAGTTTTGATTTTGTCTTCGGGACATATACTTCGTCACGGTCAAGAGAACCAGTGTTAGAATGGTGCCGGCGGTGGCTTATTTTCCAAGAAAAGTAAGGGGTTAGAAGGCATGAGTGTATAACAAACCCTATACAATCGTCTACCCATACATGATCACTGAAGGCATGGTGACCACATTCATGACCAATAACCCAAATTCCGATAAACACACAACCTTGAACGAACCAGTAAACAGGCCATGCAAGGTAAGGAAGAGGGTGAGGGAGCTGTGGAATATAAGTTGTGGCGAGGTAGTACAAGATCCAGACTAAGGTGAGGTCATAGACAAGATATGAAAAGGATCGAATCAAGGATCTTTCAAAACAGTGAGGAGGTATGGTTTTCTTAATATCTGCTAATGTAAAGGGAGGTTTTGAGGTTGGGGCTCGTTTGATACTTACCGTTTCGGATTTCTTACCATCTAGATCGCTAGGATTTGAACGGCCGGCTCCCATGTTTCTTAAGAAATAGATCCACAAAAGCCAATTAGAAAGTAGAAAAAGGGGATTATGTGAGCTTTGGATATCAGGCTGTGccatatatataacttttattttttattttttattttttttttaatttttttttaatttttttaattttatataaaaaaacccAGGAAAAAAAATTCtccaaaaattataaaactttAAAGGATATTTTTACTTAATATACTAGTGACTTTGTAAAAAGTATtttgtaaaattaatttttttaaatattatttttaattttaagaatattattttttttaaaaaaaatattgaacatAATATTATACAAACTGTGGTGATTcaaaatatttataataaaaaaacttttgattcaaCATGTTTATAATCCTTAATTTGTGATGatctaaaaaatatttatactcAAGTATTTTGTATTtcttaattatattttttattattcaaaattaaatgattcaaaatatataatgatttataattttttttgaacaaaactatatttaATTGAATATATTGTTGATCCGAAATCATATGATTaaaaaatgatttgattcaaaataTTACGATTAAAAACAATTTGATTCAAAATTTATGAtacaaaaataatatgattcaaaaaGAGTATGAACAGAATATATTATAATCTTTAATATtcttcttatttaaaattttataatttttaaacaaaaaaacttaaaccgatatttaatttaaaagataaaaaaaaatgaaaacaaaaaaaccaaaaaataaaaacaaaaataaagaaaaacactACCACATTCAAGTATGCAGtaaagatatttaaaaaaaacaaaaaaaataataatggtttaaaaaaagacaaaaaataaataaaaacattaaaaccgaacatatatttatttaaaaaaaattgaattttttttagcgatcaataaaaaaacaaaaaaatgaaacTAAATAATAAAACTCACTTAAATGACGTTTTATGGACGTTCGCCGCACGTGATTAAATGCTCGAGTCCGTATTAGTTACCATGGATGTGGGTTGAATACGAACGCACAACGGCCAAGTATTTGGATTTAACGTTTGTGTTCTTGACGAAATGAGTGGTGGAGAATTGTTCTCGTAATCTTCACCATTTTTTGAGTCTTCATCGGAAccggacacacacacacacacacacacacacacacacacacacacacacacacacacacatatatatatatatatatatatatatatatatatatatatatatatatatagtcgaaATTCGTGCTCTTTCTAAATGATGAAGTGTTAGCTTGGAAAAGTACCAAGTAATACATCATAGtgaatttaagaaaaaaaattagattatattGCAACCGGTTAGCATTCAAATGAAGCTATGTGAATAAAGATATTCATTAGTAACATATTTATTGTAGTTCCATCATTGATGGTCATTTTGAAGTTTCTTTATGAATATAAGGATGAACTTGTTGGGTTTAATTCAAAATAGTTTTCCCAAAAATGCTAATAACGACAATGAAAGCTTTAAAAGTAGAATAAACTTAAAACTCTTTTTTAACTCACCAAGGATAATTTTGCAATCAATGAAAAATTAAATCAACAATAGAAGGAAAAGAGTTACAACCTTCAAAGACTTTGATTATCATAAGAGATTGGAAGTTGCTAAAGTGTGGCATAAAACTCCGTAGTAGAAGTTCTCTAGAGGTatctatgacatccccaatttcacggccagaaaagaccgatttgtttatgctttgtttttataaaatcagagtaatcttttgattaaaagagttgcggaatttgttcccaaaataaaatatgataaaatttatcaaaacatttctcaaagagaatgtattttcattaaataataaaacctcgggatgtcatgttcgatatagaccaaaagcataaacaatataaaataaaccttacaacaatcatttataactactgatctataatccaaaatctctcgtcaagtccaccaacttatactcttgtgccatcacCTGTAAtgtaaagaaaactgagtgggtcaggcttgggagcctggtgagcatatagggttttcaacccacaataatacatgtattatattcaattatcaaacaatcaacccaaatacccatccccatatctcctttattttctcaagggtttaccctaagaatccactatccttcattcattcattcttaaggatttacctaaggaattggcacaaggtctatttgctaccacggtttatacaacaggcactacgtcacatagtcaccagagttcatacaataggcactacgtctcatagtcaccaaggtttacacagcaggcacgaagtcacatcgtcaccaaggtttatcaaataggcacgaagtcgcatcgtcaacaaagcttactcaataggcacgaagtcatatcgtcaccaaagctttacttaataggcacgaagtcacatcgtcaccaaggctttacttaataggcacgaagtcacatcgtcaccaaggttttacttaataggcacgaagtcacatcgtcaccaaggctttacttaataggcacgaagtcacatcgtcaccaaggctttacttaataggcacgaagtcgcatcgtcaccaactattccatctacccatgttctacccaacatttttgtagatataaatacaaacacagtttaaatcatttaacacccgtataaaaacatcaattccaagcccatctcaaatagacaaataatatataacacatagcacgtatttcatagctaatactttatatttatgtgttagaagaaagtaactatacactcacttgatcagaagatgatcggaccactactagaaaaatagccttttacgacgcgcaatctaCGACACTcagtgatttatgttacgcaaaagggaGTGACCTTAAAATGGTGttgtctcttcaaaaaatttaagcatttaggtcacgcattattgcgtgcccttagatTATTGTCTtaatgaaaaaaatcaaaaacacggagggcacatgTGTGtcatctaaggatgtcgctttataaattttagtgGAAGCGCGCGTTCCATCATTTTTAATAGcaggggggaaatgaaatcctaaaaaattaaaaaccttgCATTTCATCCATCTTTTAGGGATTCCATGTAAACCCTAGACCTCATTTGAAGGTTTCGTTCTTAGTCAAGTTGTTTCTGTTCGGGAAGGAATAACGAATTCATCCTCTCCACCAGCCGACAAGCTTCACTCTTTGCTTCTCCTTTTCTCTGTAAACCCTAGACCTTATTATGCAGCTGCAACTCTTCCCCCCTTTCGTATTTTTGGAGCTTGGCAGGCATACAGTGGTCAACGATGTCAACTATCCTCTTTTATCCACCATTTTCTCCCTCTGAGACGTTAAAGACACGCCATCCCAAAATTGGAAGAACTAGGGCTTTTGTGCTCTGGATCTCACAGGAAACAAGTTTGCCTCGTCCCTACCCTCACCCATCCAAATTCCTTCTTGTTCAAATGATTATATGTTCTTACCTCTCAACCGTACCTGAATCAATATATCTGTCTCTCTTGTGTCTATTCTCTCAATATCTCACGCGCTTTCCTATTTACAGCCAGAGTTTGAGagtgaaaagaaaaaagaagaaagaaaagatgTGCCTATTATTCCTCTTTCTCCGTCTTTTCTTCCTCTGGTTCGATCAAATcccttcttcttcttattatttTTTTCGATTTCCAGGTGAGGTTGTGTTCGAAGGTTGTCAAGGGGTTGTGAGGAGAAGGGAGAAGAAGGGTTGTGATCTCTTCTTTTGAAAGCGGTGATGAATCTACCACGAGGCGACACAAAAGCAACTAGACTCATCCACATTGGTGGAGAAGGGAAAAGAGGAGTTCtaaaagagagaaagagaagagaagagagaggCGGAAGGTAAagaaaagagattaattgataAAGATAGAAGGAAAATGAGCAGGCGCTGGAGATCAAATTGAGAGGCAAAAGGAGTGGTTCATATTCAGAAGACTTCATCTTTTTGATTTCATCTTCATTGAGTACAAGTCGGCATCGATCGGGTCATACAAACCGACGTGACAACTCATTCCTTAATCTCAATGCGCCATCACACCCCTAAATCTTGATTTCACATACACCTGTCTTTGATTTTTTGTCTATTCCTTTTCTCCTCCTTTTTGAATCCCTTTCTATTGCGTTACAGCAGAAACACATTTTCAATTCCGAAAAAACCCCTAAATATGACCTAGTCGGCATGTTTAAAACGATGATTCTGATGATACCATCTACTGAGGAAgaagaaaggaaaaatgatgaGGCATCGTAACATCATCATTGACCACCGTCCACATATTCTCCCTAAGTCAAAACCCTAAATATTGTGGTGGTAGGTTTGACAGTGGCAAAGATGGAGACATCAAAGTGCTTGTTAATGGGTTTAACGATAAATCCAGTACGCCCATGAGAGGTTCCCCATACCACTGTTTCCTTCGGTTTTCTATCTTTCTTATATATAAATTTCTTTTTGAAATTGCAGATTTTGTTTGTTGTTTATTGAAATCACCCCCACTTTTGATGTTTTCTCTTTTGTAAATATGGCCGAAGGGGATGGGTCTCAAATTCTATTGAAAGCCTGATTTCCATGGGATTTATGGAGTATAAACTCTCATACAAGTTCTCGTATCCCACACACCAAAAGAAACGGGTAGACATATGCTTTTTGTTTCTCTACCCCATTCTATAAAGTTTtctatattttatttaaatttactattcaccaagaattccaaatgtgatttttaagGGAGGGGGTTTGAACGTGTGATGATATTAGGGATTACAAAGAACATGATATAAGGGAATTGGTAGCTGCTCAATGTCTTGGATATCTATGATTTTATACCTCGCTCACAGGTATCCATCTTAAAACTCATTAAATTTATAACTTTGTTTGGACAATGTTCTTTTCTATGATACGGTTGGACTCATATTCCAGCTGGTTTCTTAAATGAGTTTTTTCCTAATCTTGTGGTCGATTTGTTTTCTATTTGGAATCACACCTGTTCATGTAGTTTTACAGAAGATGAAAACGACAACACCTGTAAATTGTAATTATACACACAACGTCCCTGTTATCGTATTCTCATTTGGCCTAATTGGAAACCTATTCCATGAAATCAGCGAAATTGTGATCCCACTTTTCATCACAGCTCGCCATTTTGGATCTAGTGTACATTTCATGGTTACCGATTACCAGCCTTGGTTTGCCTATAAATATAACCGTATTCTCACGCAATTGTATCGTTATCAAGTTATAGATACGACTTTGAATGCAAGTGATCACTGTTTTCCAGGAGCGGTGGTTGGGTTGAAATATCATGGGAATCTCACTTTGAATCTTGATTCCATTCCAAGAGGCCACACCATGCTAGAATTCAAGGAGTTATTGATCTTTTTGTCACAGGTAACTGTTGTTTCACCATATTTATTATTGACATTCTTTGTCACTCCTTCCTTCATTGGATAACATTTACATAGCAGGAAGAAGGAACTACTAGTTATGCTTACAGAGGTAAGCCCAAATATGATGTGTCATCAGATCCAACTCCAAGAATAACAACTACTAGTTCAGATTCTGAGAAACAAGTTGATCATCTGGAGACAAATGTAAGGATCTTTAATCTCACTTACGAATAGATCTAAGCTAGTTATAACTAAATAACATATACATCAGAGTCAAAACTATAATTTGTATTTACATAGCATTCATATGAAATTTATTCCATTCCTACATGACCATGGAATGTAATTACTATTCTTGATTCCATTCCATCCATGCTTAATGATACAGCAGCATATTATTCACGCAAGGCTTCCAACTGGATTCTAGAAGATTCTTGTCCAGATTATATGTTCAAAGTATACATCTAATACccttttagatcttgaaagtaaACTTATATTTAAAGATTATATTTTGTAAAATGCAAGAAATAATGTTCTAGTTTGATTGATTTGCTTAACATCCTGCTTTGATTTCTTCCTGTTACATCAATATCATCCAAAGAAACTTTGAGTATTATAATCATGTAGATTTTTCAAATAATAAAAAGAAGTAGGAAGCTTTAATACTATAATATACATAATAAAAGTAGGTTGCTGTTTCTTAAGCCCAAAAAAGAAAAgattaaatttgattttttgtttatttgtgcATGCAGCTTGGGGGTCTTAACTCAATGTTATGTGTGGAGCATTCTCCTTCCCTTCCACATGTTTCCAAGGCTCCCACAATCATTCTGGGCATGGATGTGTCTCATGGGTCACCTGGCCAGTCTGATATTCCATCTATTGCTGCTGTAACTATTTTTCTTTCTcaaatttattaaaaatcaattttatatttttatttatgggaatgttttaataaaagatcacttctttgtttttttttaataacagGTTGTTAGCTCCCGACATTGGCCTTTGATCTCCCGCTATCGAGCTTCTGTAAGAACTCAATCTCCAAAGGTGGAGATGATAGATTCCCTGTTCAAGAAAGTTTCTGACACTGAGGATGAAGGCATAATGAGGTTCAATTCCTTGTTTTTATTTCCTATTTTTATTATACATAAAGAGTTTAATGTTTGAGATTTCACATCACATTGTAAGCAAATGATgagattttcttttctttttttgtgGCAGGGAGCTTCTCCTTGACTTCTATACGAGTTCTGCAAAACGTAAGCAGATCAGATAATTATTTTCAGGTGAattcttttaaaattgtatatttaACTTTTAGATATTTATgtcattttctttataaaaaataggtaaactcatgtttttattTTGCTGTAAAAAGCTCAAACCTTAAAATTCTATTACTTGTTATATTATAATAGGGACGGTGTGAGTGAGTCACAATTCAACTAGGTGTTGAACATTGAACTGGACCAAATTATCGAGGTATTTGTATTTTCTTATATAATAGTTTCTTATTTTGTTAAAGCAAAAAAAGTGATTTAAAAATCTTACACATCATGTTGTTGTTCCATGACAACAGGGACAATaaattcaaaagaaaagaaaaaaaggtaACCTATTACCAAATTTACAAAAGTCCAAGACAATTACCAATCCAAGGTAACCTACTACCAAATCTACAAAACTATCTTCACATTCATCCCAATAATTACATCACCAAAATCATTCCAGGAATATTAATTAATGCAATTGACTAATATGACCTTATGTAGTATAGGTATCTTTTTGCACTTGTTTCGTGTGTCCTTTATGGCCTTGGTTAATGTAGTACATGTATTCTTGCTTGCCATATGTTGTTTATCCGTAACTTTATAAAGTTAATTTATACCTTTCTTATTTACATGGCAGTTGCAATATGTGGAAGTGCTCCCTAAAAAGGTTGTTGATATCTTGAAGGAAATTAGGTAGGCCTCAAAGGATAAAGTTTTTCTTTCTGTTGacaattcaaagttttttttttcactatGTTTCCTGAACATGGTTTTGATTTTGTGATAAAGGGATCTTTTGGGGGTTCTTTCTAGATTAACAAAGGAGTTCAACGTCGACAAGTTTCTAGGGGTATTTTTGGAATCCCTCATGGATTACAGTCATGGTGATGATTTGTGCCTTAAATTGTTGCTTTCCATGATAAAAGCTGTTCCTATTAATGTTTTAGTTGGTCGTTTAGTTACAAAACTTCTTTCAACCTGCATGAAGTTAACCAAGAAAAGAAAAGGAATAATTATTTAAGTTCCCATTATTAACAACTGAGTATTTTTTTATTTGCCCATTGTTGTTTCTTCTTTGGAGTTGGGCTTTATATATCACCATCCTTTATTGTTGTCTAAATTCcatatttgccatttctcataatgaTTTTCTTCATTTTCCTTAGATGCACACCTGCTACCTGTTGACTTGCCAGAGCTGAAATCTTTGACCAACAGGTAGTTACAAAAGTTGCCTTTTGTTATCTATTCATTCTAgtgcattatttatttatttatttttgctttCCTTGATCAATAAACTTTTAATGTTGATAGCTTCATTTAATTTACTTTTCAATGTAAAAGTAAAACATATGCAACTTACACCTTCTTAAATTATGGAAAAATTTGTAGAAGGTTGAATATGTGTTAGGATAATATCATTTGTATAGATTGATTTATTATGTGTTAGGTAATGGTTGTTGAAATCCATTGGT of the Lactuca sativa cultivar Salinas chromosome 6, Lsat_Salinas_v11, whole genome shotgun sequence genome contains:
- the LOC111889206 gene encoding delta(12)-acyl-lipid-desaturase, whose product is MGAGRSNPSDLDGKKSETVSIKRAPTSKPPFTLADIKKTIPPHCFERSLIRSFSYLVYDLTLVWILYYLATTYIPQLPHPLPYLAWPVYWFVQGCVFIGIWVIGHECGHHAFSDHVWVDDCIGFVIHSCLLTPYFSWKISHRRHHSNTGSLDRDEVYVPKTKSKLSSSAFYLDNPIGRTFTLAVKLSLGWYIYLSINAAGRPYDKFASHYDPRSPIFSDNERVLILITDIGLVSFSFLLYKVATFAGFANVFCVYGGALMVMNAFLVTITYLQHTHPSLPRYDDSEWNWMNGALSTMDRDYGVLNKVFHNVTDTHVVHHLFSYIPHYHAMEATKAIRPIVGEFYQKDSTPFFLALWRESKNCLFIEPDEGDEKNKGIYWFRSQY
- the LOC111889205 gene encoding protein argonaute 4A-like; this encodes MQLGGLNSMLCVEHSPSLPHVSKAPTIILGMDVSHGSPGQSDIPSIAAVVSSRHWPLISRYRASVRTQSPKVEMIDSLFKKVSDTEDEGIMRELLLDFYTSSAKRKQIR